A window of Streptomyces armeniacus contains these coding sequences:
- a CDS encoding ABC transporter permease — translation MAHTTRVLRSEWTKVRSVRSTLWTLLIAAFVTVGLSALICGFTKSGFDDMSAAEQATFDPTFVSFAGMSLGQLAMIAFGVLVVSNEYSTGMIRSSLSAVPQRGMFMFCKIAVAIALVFVVGMATSFLTFLIGQELLGEHGTTLGEPNVLRAVIGGGLYMTLIALFTMGVTFVMRSPMLAFGVLMPFFFIISGILGGVSATKKFAHYLPDQAGTMILTVEKGGGGEFGVGDRPYGPWGGLFIMVLWVLASLLAGYLVLKKRDA, via the coding sequence ATGGCACACACCACGCGGGTCCTCCGCTCGGAATGGACCAAGGTCAGGTCCGTCAGGTCCACCCTGTGGACGCTGCTGATCGCGGCGTTCGTCACGGTCGGCCTGTCCGCACTCATCTGCGGCTTCACGAAGTCGGGCTTCGACGACATGTCCGCCGCCGAGCAGGCGACGTTCGACCCGACGTTCGTCAGCTTCGCCGGGATGTCGCTCGGGCAGCTGGCGATGATCGCGTTCGGCGTGCTGGTCGTCTCGAACGAGTACAGCACCGGCATGATCCGCAGCTCGCTCAGCGCCGTGCCGCAGCGGGGCATGTTCATGTTCTGCAAGATCGCGGTGGCGATCGCGCTCGTCTTCGTGGTCGGCATGGCCACGAGCTTCCTCACGTTCCTGATCGGCCAGGAGCTGCTCGGCGAGCACGGCACGACGCTCGGCGAACCGAACGTGCTGCGCGCCGTCATCGGCGGCGGGCTCTACATGACGCTCATCGCGCTGTTCACGATGGGCGTCACGTTCGTGATGCGCAGCCCGATGCTGGCGTTCGGCGTCCTGATGCCGTTCTTCTTCATCATCTCCGGCATCCTCGGCGGGGTGAGCGCGACGAAGAAGTTCGCGCACTACCTGCCGGACCAGGCGGGCACGATGATCCTGACCGTGGAGAAGGGCGGCGGCGGCGAATTCGGCGTCGGCGACCGCCCGTACGGGCCGTGGGGCGGCCTGTTCATCATGGTCCTGTGGGTCCTCGCCTCCCTGCTCGCGGGCTACCTGGTCCTCAAGAAGCGCGACGCGTAA